Below is a window of Pseudodesulfovibrio sp. 5S69 DNA.
ATGACCACCTCGAACATCTGGCGCGGGATGCTGCGCTTGAGTTTGAGCGCGAGCGAGCGGCCGATGCGGGCGGAGTTCTCGCGGTGCACGATGCAGGAGAAGGCGTCCACGGGGTCGCCGTTGATCAGAATGTCCAGCCGGACCAGGTCCGCCTCGCGGTAGTCGATGACCTCGTAGTCGAGGGACGCATACCCCTTGGTGGAGGATTTCAGTTTGTCGAAGAAGTCGTACATGACCTCGGCGAACGGCATCTCGTAGGTGATGACCACGCGCGTGGAGGTGATGTAGGCGATGTTCTTCTGGATGCCCCGCTTTTCCTCGCACAGGGCCAGGACCGCGCCCACGTACTCGTTGGGCACGTGCACCTCCAGGCGCACGTACGGCTCGCGGATGGCCTTGATGCGGGTCGGGTCCGGCAGCTTGGACGGGTTGTCGATGATCAGGTCCTCGTCGGTCACGGTGGTAACCTTGTAGATGACCGACGGGGCCGTGGTGATCAGCCGGGCCTCGAACTCGCGCTCCAGGCGTTCCTGGATGATCTCGATGTGCAGAAGCCCCAGGAAGCCGCAGCGGAAACCGAAGCCGAGGGCCTGGGAGGTCTCGGGCTCGTAGGTGAAGGCCGCGTCGTTGAGCTGGAGCTTTTCGAGCGCCTGCTTGAGGGTCTCGTATTCGGCGGGCTCCACCGGGTACAGGCCGGAGAAGACCATGGGCTTGACCGGCTTGAAGCCGGGGTACGGCACGGCCACCGGGTTGTCGGCCAGGGTGATGGTGTCGCCCACCGGCGCGTCGCCGAGTTCCTTCATGGAGGCGCACAGGAAGCCGACCTCGCCGGGGCCCATCTCCTTGATGTCCTTGGCCTCGGGCATGAACGCGCCCAGCCGGGTGACCTCGAAGGCCTTGCCGCTCGAGAATATCCTGATCCGGTTGCCCTTTTTCAGGGTGCCGTCGATGATCCGGAAGAGGACCACCACGCCCTGGTAGGAGTCGTACCAGGAGTCGAAGATGAGCGCCTTGAGCGGCGCGTCCGGGTCGCCCGAAGGCGGCGGCAGCAGATGGATGACCGCGTCCAGGACCTCCTGCACGTTCAGCCCGGTCTTGGCCGAAACCATGATCGGGTTGGAGCAGTCCAGGCCGATGACCTCCTCGATCTCGCGGCTGATGCGCTCGGGGTCGGCGCTGGGCAGGTCGATCTTGTTCAGCACCGGGATGACCTCGAGGTCGTTGTCCAGGGCGAGGTACACGTTGGCCAGGGTCTGGGCCTCCACGCCCTGGGTGGAGTCCACCACCAGGAGCGCGCCCTCGCAGGCGGCCAGGGACCGCGAGACCTCGTAGGAGAAGTCCACGTGGCCCGGCGTGTCGATGAGGTTGAGGATGTATTTGGTCCCGTCGTGATCGGTGTACGGGATGCGCACGGTCTGCGCCTTGATGGTGATGCCGCGCTCGCGCTCCAGCTCCATCTTGTCCAGATACTGGTCCTTTTTCTCGCGGTCGCCGACCATGCCGGTGATCTCGAGAATGCGGTCGGCCAGCGTCGACTTGCCGTGGTCGATGTGGGCGATGATGCTGAAATTGCGTATTTTATCGATCTTACTCATGATTTCCATTTGTAATGGGAATTTTCCGCCGGGCAAGGGACAAGACCCCGTCCACCGGGCGCCGGAATGGTCTTGTAAGGCATTTGCCCCCGGCTGTCCAACATATATGGCCTCCGGAGGCCCGGCGCAACGCTGTGCAGAACCTTGCCGGTTTCGGCCGCCTCCCCGGCGGGCGGCCCGCGTCTGCCGGAACCGGACCGGATGAAAACCGGGAGTATTATGTCTTTTCAGGTACATTTGAGAGTAGTCGTTTTTTTCCGGCACCCCCTCTTGTTCCAGGCCTGGCAAAGTGTTACGTAGGCCCTAAACACGAAAAAACATGCCCGGAGCGCGGGAGGGAAGGCGCCGGGCCATGTGCAAGGAGTCTTCGAGATGTCTGCAAGCAGAGCGATATTGTCCGACCTCTTGGCCGAGGCGGGCGTGGCGGTGAACGGGAGCGACCCGTGGGATATCCGGGTCAAGGACGAACGGCTTTTCCACGACATCCTGCTCAGGAAGAACCTGGGCCTGGGCGAGGGGTACATGCGCGGCTGGTGGAACTGCGAGCGGGTGGACGAGTTCATCTGCCGCGTGCTCAAGACCGGCGTGGAAAACCGGGTGCGCGACTCCTGGCGGCTCATCGCCAAGGCGCTGCCCGCCCTGGTCTGCAACCTGCAAAGCCTGTCGCGGGCCAAAATCGTGGCCCAGCGCCACTACGACCTGGGCAACGACCTGTTCCAGGGGTTCCTGGACCCCCACCTGCAATATAGCTGCGCCTACTACAAGGGCATGAACGGCTGCCCCGAGACCCAGACCGACGAGGAGGTCTCCCGCGACCTGGAACGGGCGCAGGAGGCCAAGATGCGGCTCATCTGCGACAAACTGGAGCTCAAATCCGGCGACCGGGTCCTGGACATCGGCTGCGGCTGGGGCGGGCTGGCCCGGTTCATGGCCGAGGAGCGCGGCTGCTCCGTGGTGGGCGTGAACATCTCGAAAGAGCAGATCGCCTTCGGGCGCGAGTTCTGCGCAGGCCTGCCCGTGGATATCCGCGAGGCGGACTACCGGCTCCTGAACGAGACCTTCGATAAAATCGTCTCGGTCGGCATGTTCGAGCACGTGGGCCCCAAGAACTACCCGGACTTCATGCGCACCGTGGACCGCTGCCTCAAGCCGGACGGCCTGTTCCTGCTGCACACCATCGGCAGCAACACCTCGGGGCCGGGCCTGGACCCGTGGATCGCCACCTACATCTTCCCCAACGGCTGCCTGCCGTCCATCGCCGAGGTCTCCAAGGCCGCGGAAAAGCACTTCGTCCTGGAGGACCTGCACAACTTCGGCCCCTACTACGACCGCACCCTGATGAGCTGGCTGCGCAACTTCCGCCACGCCTGGCCCGACCTTCGCGACAAATACGGCGACCGCTTCAAGCGCATGTGGGAATACTATCTACAATCCTGCGCCGGGGCCTTCCGGGCCAGGGACATCCAACTGTGGCAGTTCGTGTTCTCGCCGGTCGGCAGGAAACAGCCCGAGTGCCGGTGGGGGTAGGGGCCCTCACATCCCCAGGGAGAACGGGTTCAAGAATTGCCGGTCCCAAAGCGCGGCCCTGTCCACCTCGGACAGGGCCGCTTCTTCGCAGACCGCGTCCCAGTGCTCACGAATGGATTCGATCATGACCTCGGCGATGCCATGGGCTTCCTCTTCGGCAAGCAGAAAGGACCCGGCGGCTTCATAGCAGGTCCTGAGATTGCTCAAGCGATTGTCGCCGTGGATGAGCATGGCCTGGGAGGCTTCGTTGCCGGAGCGGCCCTGGGGGCAGATGTCGTAGGCCGGGGTCAGGGAGAGGACGGCGCCGTTCCAGAAGGCCGCATGGTTGCGGGCGTGGTCGTCGGTATTGCCGCACAGGACGTTGAAGACCAGGCGCGAAAAGAGCTCCCTGAGCGTCGCCCGCGGTTCGTCGAAACGATGGCGGACGATCTCGGCCAACGTTTCGTAGCTGGCGTAACGGGCCTGCATCTCGTCCAGGCCGAACAGGGTCAGGGCCGAGACCATGGCCCTGCGCGTCCAGCCGTTCTCCCCCCGCGCGCGGTCGAACCGCCGGACGAGCAAAACGTCCCTGCCGCCCGCCGTCTCCAGCCGGACCGGGGCCGCGTCGATGCCGCACAGCGCGGCCAGGCGCATGGCCGCATACTCGGCCTTGACCACGTTGAAATAGGTGTCCGTGGCCGAGGAGAACTTGGCCACGTATTTCTCCCCCCCGTCCCCGACGAGCACTTTGGGCCTGGCCCCGCCGATGGAGCTGCCGTGGAGCAGCGCCTGGTCCAAGGCGGGCGACAGGGGGATGCCCCGCTCCACACGGTCGGCGGAGGCAAGCAACTCCTCCAGGGAGGCGCTCTGTGCCGTGCGCGGCACGTACTCGGAGGGCGACGCCTGGAAATCCAGGGCGCCGATGCGGTCCGAGCCCGATTCCAGAAGATAGGTCAGCTCGTCCAGGGCGTCGGTATCCGCCCCTCGCCCCCGGCCGCCCTGGAGCCGGTTCAGGATGACCCTGCGGCCCCAGGCGTCGGGCGCGGCGTCCCGGATGCAGCCCGGCATACGCAGACCATCCGGCAGGGGCAACACGCCCCGGCGCAACGGCAGTTCGGGCTCGTACAGGGGAATGGCCCTCGGCTCCCCGTCCATTCTCTCCAGGTAAGACCGGCCATAGTTGAATCGGCAATAGTCCCCATCGGCCTCCAGTTTACCGGCCACCACAGGTTCGGTTTCACCGGGCAGCCAGACCCAGACGAATGCCTCCCGAACCGGCGAATCAGAAGTCATCGTCCACCTCCCTGGTCTTCACGCGCACCGATCGGGGCAGCAGCCGCAACTTGTCCTCCATCTGCCGTACCTGGCGGGTCAGGGCCGACGGCTCCGCTTCGAACAGCGGTACGCCCACCAGGGCCGCGGCCTCAAACACTCCGCCGATCTGGCAGCCCGGGTCACCCTTCTCGATGCGCTGCAAGGTCCGCCGCGAAATCCCTGCGCGATCGGCCAGCTCGCCGGCCGTCCAGCCGCGCTCCTTGCGCCCCGCCCGGATCAGTTGCCCGAGCAGGATCGCCGCCTCACGACCGTACCGCGAATATGCCGTTGCCGAAAGCTTGCTCTTCATCCTGCGTCCTCACATAATGAGTCATAAAATGCCCATATAGCCATATTATGGGTAATATATAACCCATTACAATGGGCAAAGCAAGTGGGATCGCTCCGTTAACGGGGGCGGGGCTCAGCCCCCGACCACCTTCCTGAGCGCCCGCTCCAAGTCCGCCTTTTCGAACGGCTTGACCAGGTACTCGTTCATGCCCGCTTCCAGGGCGCGGTTGCGGTCCTGGCGGGCGGCGTGGGCCGAGAGGCCGATGATGGGGATGTCCGCCACGTGGGAGAATTCACGGGCGATGCGGATGGCGTGGGTGGCGTCCAGGCCGTTCAGCAGCGGCATCTGGACGTCCATGAGCACGGCGTCGAAGGAGTGGTCGCGCAGCAGGGTCAGGCAGTCGCGGCCGTTTTCGGCCTCGACCACGGTGTGGCCCATGCGCTCCAGCAGGCGGCGGGCCATGACCCGGTTGACGCGCTCGTCCTCCACCAGGAGCAGGCGCAGGGGACGGCTCGCGCCGGGTCCGGGGGCCGCGTCGGCCGCGTCGGCGGCTCCGGTGTGCTCGCCCACCACCAGGAAGAAGCGGATGGCCGTGCCCTTGCCCGGCTCGCTCTCCACCTCGCAGTTGCCGCCCATGAGCTCCACCAGCTTCCGGACGATGGGCAGCCCGAGGCCCGTGCCCTGGTAGGTCCGGGTCAGGGAGCCGTCCACCTGGGAGAACGGGGCGAAGATGCGCGAGAGGTCCCTTTCGGCGATGCCGATGCCGGTGTCGCGGACGGTGAAGAGCAGCCGCTTGCGGCCGGGCTCGGGATGCCACAGCTCGCAGGCCTCCACGGTGATGGATCCCTCGTCCGTGAACTTGACCGCGTTGCCCACCAGGTTGAAGAGAATCTGGCGGATGCGCCCGGCGTCGCCCAGGTAGTGCTTCCGGGCCGAGGGATCGATGTCCGCCCGGAGCTCCAGGTCCTTGTCGCCCGCCTGGAGCTTGAAGAAGTCGAGGCTCTCCTCCACCAGCCCGGCCAGGTCGAAGGGGGCCTCGCGGATGTCCAGCTTGCCCGCCTGGATCTTGCTGAAATCGAGCAGGTCGTTGAGCACGCGCAGGAGGTTGCGCGAAGAATGCAGGGCGGTGTCCACGAAGTCGCGCTGCTCGCCGTCCAGGTCCGAGGACTGGAGGAGCTGGAGCATGCCCATGACCCCGTTCAGCGGGGTGCGCACCTCGTGGCTGATGTTGGCGATGAATTCGTCCTTGACCCGGTTGGCCGCCTCGGCCGCCTCCTTGGCCTGGACCAGCCGCTCCTCGAACAGCTTGCGGTCGGTGATGTCCGTGTGCGTGCCGACCACGCGCAGGGGTTTTCCGTCACGGGTCCACTCGAGGGTCTTGCCCCGGGCCATCCCCCAGGTCCAGCCTCCGTCCCGGTTGCGCAGGCGGAACTCGGTGCGGAACTCCTCGCCGGACAGCGCGTGGGCGGTGACCACGTCCACGGCCGCATCCCGGTCATCGGGATGAAGCAGCTTGAGCCAGGATTCGTAGGCGGGCGGGAAGGCGCCCGGTTCATAGCCGAGCATGGTGAAGTAGCCGGGGCTGAAATAGACCTTTTCGCTGTCCACGGACCAGTCCCACAGCCCGTCGCTGGTGGCCTCCAAGGACATCTGCAGCCGCTCCTCGCTCTCCCGCAGCCCGATCCGGGCCCGGCGCAGGCGCGACACGTAGGCCAGGAGCAGAAAGACCAGGACGGCCAGGACGACGAGCGTGCCCAGCCCCAGGGAAAGCCCCAGCTGGTGTGTCCGCCACAGGGAATCCGGCCGGTTCAGGATCCGGCTGCCCTCGGGCAGCTCGTCCGGGTCGATGTGGAATCGCCTGAGCACGCGGTAGTCGAAAACGTACCGGTTGGCCTCGGTGCCCTCGACTACCGGGATGTCCCGGACCGGCGTGCCGTGGAGGATGTCCAGGGCCATGCGCGCGGCCCGGCGCCCCTGGTCGAAATGGGAAACGATCTTGCCCCCGATGGCGCCCAGGCCCAGGCCGTGCTCCCACAGGTCGTAGACCGGGACCTCCGTACTGTTCAGGATGCGCTTGAGCCCCTCCTCGAAGGTCACGGGCTCGCCCGCCGCATCGCGGTAGGCCGAGAGCAGGAGGATGGCGTCCTCCGGTCCCAGGGCGCGGGTCCGCTCGGCCAGCCCGGCCCAGGTCAGGCCGGTCAGGGACAGGACGGCCAGCTCCCGGTCCGGGAACAGGGGGCGCTTGGACAGGTAGGTCAGCAGGTCCGCTCCGCCGCTCGGGGTTCCGTCCACCACGGCGTACACGGTCCGGACCTTGGGTTGCAGCCGGAAGATGCATCGCAGGGTCCCCTCCATGGAGATCGCCTCGATGACCCCGGTGAAATTGTCGTCGTCGCCCTGGGCGTGGGCCAGAGCCTGATCATTGACCCCGAAGAACACCACCGGGGTGTCCGGGAACAGGGCCTCCCGGTTGGCCATGGCAAAACGCAGGGCGTTGTCGTCGGCGGTGAGGATGACGTCGTACCGGGGCAAGCGGGCCAGCTTGTCGGCGAGCATGCCGCGGAAGGCAAGGGTGTCTTCCGAGGTGCTGAACCGCTTGGAATCCATGTACTCCACGTCCAAATCAACACCCGCCGGGTCGAAGACGGACTCGATGCCCTCGATCTGATGGAAAAAGGTCGGGAAGCCCGGATGGTAGGAACTGATCAGCAGGGCCTGCGGATGGGCCTGAGCCGGTCCGGCCCAGAGCGGGCAGACGAGGCACAAGACGAGCAGCCACGCAAACGCGGCCCGGACGGCCGCGCCCCGGCAGGGGCAAACCCGTTCATTCCCGCGCAGCGCCATCACCCCCCCCCCTCAAGTATTACCGCCGAATGGTCCTCCCCTACCCGCGTGGGGTCATATTGAGCAATTATATCTTTCGGGCACGAGCTAGGGCAGCAGGGCCTCGATGCGTTCGGTGATGAAGGCCCGGATCTCGGCCAGGCGCGCTTCGTCGGCGGCGTGCACGGTCTTGACCCGCTCGGCGATGGCCGCCTCGTCCAGGCCGCTCATCATGCCGATGGTGAACTCGTCCACCTCCTCGTCGGCGGGCACCAGGCCGCAGCCGCCCACCGCACCCACGACCTCACCCCCGACCACCACGGGCACGCCGACGCGGACCATGCCCGCGTCGCAGTACTCGACGAACGGCTCGCCCTTCTTGAGCAACTGGGTGAACATCTGGCCGGCCGTGGCGCAGATGGCCCCGAACCCCTTCTCGTCGTTGCGGATGGCCCGGCACAGGTCGTTGCCCCAGGTGTTGCCGAGCAAACGGTGGCCTTCACCGTCCATGATGTCCGCGTTCAGCCCGAAACGGTCGTGCAGTTCCTGCTGCAACGCGGCCAGGTCCTTTTCCGAAATCAAATCCTTGAGCGTCATGTGGAGTACTTCCCGAGACTAGTGTTGTTGGGCGAAAGCCCCAATCCGTTTACCGGGAATCGCGCCCCCGCGCAAGGGACGGGGGCCGGTCGGATTTTGGTTTTCAGCCCGGCCAAAACCCGCTAGAACATTGGGCGGAGATCGACAATGACCAACACGTTCAAAGACACGCTGCGCGGCATGACCTTCGGGGTGCCGTGGAACCTCGCCCTGCTCACCCTAGGTTCCTTTCTCATCGCCTTCTCGGTCAAGGCCATCGCCGTGCCCCACGGCCTGCTCACCGGCGGCATGTCCGGCATCGCGCTGCTGTGCTACTATGCCTTCGGCGGGCTGAGCACGGGCCAGTGGTACTTCGCCCTGAACCTGCCCGTGTTCATCCTCGGCTGGGTCTTCGTCAGCAAGCGGTTCTTTTTCTATTCCCTCTATGGCATGGTCGTCTCGTCCGTGTTCATCGACGCCATCCCCTACGCCCTGCACATGAAGGACATCTGGCTGGCGGTCATCACCGGCGGCGGGATCATGGGCGCGGGCGTGGGCATCGCCCTGCGCTCGCTCGGCTCCACGGGCGGGTCCGACATCCTGGCCGTGATCTGCAAGGAAAAGTTCAACATGTCCATGGGCTCCTTCGAGTTCTGGTTCAACATGCTCGGCTTCGTGGCCGGGTTCATTTACCTGGACATGAACATCGTCTTCTACTCCATCGCCATGACCTTCGTCATCGCCTTCGGCATCGAGTATGTGCTCGGCATGTTCTCCGAGCGCAAGATGGTCATGATCGTCTCGGACCACTCCGCCGCCATCAACGCGGCCATCCTGACCGACCTGGACCGGGGCGTGACCATCCTGGAGGGCACGGGCGGATACACCGGCGAGCCGCGCAAGGTGGTCATGACCATGATCTCGTCCATGCAGCTCAAGGAGCTGGAGGAGGTGGTCTACACCATCGACCCGGACGCGTTCTTCATCATGGGCTCGGGCTTCCACGTCCAGGGCCAGGGCTTCTCGTCGAGGAAGGTGTACTAGATGATCCTCTCCGCCAAGAAGAAGGAGGCGCCGCCGCCCCGGACCATCGGGCTGATCACGGACTTCGGCCTGACCGACCCCTACGTGGGCCAGGTCAAGGCGGTCCTGGCCCGCAAGGCCCCCAACTGCCCGGTGGTGGACATCTCCCACCACGTGGCCCCGTTCAACGTAGCCCAGGCCGGGTTCTTCCTGGCCGCCAGCTACGAGCATTTCCCGGGCGACGCGGTCATCCTGGCCGTGGTCGACCCCGGCGTGGGCACGGACCGGGGCATCGCCTGCCTGGAGATCGGCCACCGGCTGCTGGTGGCCCCGGACAACGGGCTGCTCACCCTGGCCCTGAACCGCGCCTGGTCCGAGGTGCACGCCTACGACCTGTCCAAGGCCATGGACGCGCCCAAAAAGATCTCGCACACCTTCCACGGCCGGGACGTGTTCGCCCCGCTCGCCGCCTGGCTGGCGCTGGGCGGCAGGCCCGAAGGCGTGGGCCACGAGATCGACCCGTCGGCCCTGGTCACGCAGACTTGGTCCCGGCCGGAGATCGACGGCGGGCGGGCCCTGGCCCACGTGGTCCACATCGACCGCTTCGGCAACTGCGTGCTCAACCTGGAGGCGGGCGGCCTGGGCACGCCGTGCGGCCTGCGCATGGAGTCCCCGGCGGGCGGTCCCCTGGCCTACGCGGTCAAGTACGCGGACATGCCCGAGGGCGAACCCGGCCTGCTCGAAGGCAGCCAGGGGTTCCTGGAACTGGCGGTGAACCAGCGGTCCGCCGCAAAACGATTCGGCCTGTCCATGGGCGACGCCGTGGAACTGGCCTGGGAGGCCTGACGTGCTGCGCGATTTCTTCGATACCCTCGGCTTTCTGACCCGGCTGGCCCCTGCGAGGGTCATCCCGGAATCGGCCATGAACCGGTGCATGCGCTGGATGCCCCCGGCCGGGCTGGTCCTCGGCCTGCTCATCGTCCTGCCGCTCCGGCTCGGCCTGTTCGCCGACTCCCCGTGGGTCCAGGCATGGCTCATGGTCGCGGCCTCCATCTACCTGACGCGCGGCCTGCACATGGACGGTCTGGCCGACGTGTGCGACGCGGTGACCACCCACACCGACCCCGTGCGCTTCTGGGCGGTGGTCAAGGACAGCCGCACCGGCGCCTTCGGGGTCATGGGCCTGGTCATGGCCCTGGCCGGACAGGTCGTCCTGTTCCACGCCATGCTCGCCCGCGGCGAATACTGGGCTGCGGCCTGGGCCTTTGTCCTGGGCCGGGCGGCCGCGGTCTGGCTCGGCTACCACGTACGCCATCTGGTCCGCCCGGGCCTGGGCAAGCTGTACATCGACGGGGCCACCCTGGGCGTGGCCCTCACGGCCACCCTGTTCACCTTCGCGGCCGGATGGATCATGGCCGGGTTGCCCGCCACCCTGGCGTCCACGGTCATCGTCACCCTGGTCCTGCTCGGCCTGTTCCGGCTGGCGGAAAAGGTGGGCGGGGCCAACGGCGACTTCCTGGGCTGCGCCGTGATCCTGGGCGAACTGGCCGCCGGGCTGGGCTTCGCCCTGGTCATGTAGCCCCGCGCGACGAGCCGCCGGCCCCGGACGAAACGGCCGCGTCCTTCGTGGAGGAGAACGACGGGAGCGACTTCCCCGGCCTGGCGGGAACGCCGCCGGAAAGGGCCTGCCCGACGGCATCTTCCTCAAGGAGAAGAGCGAGGTGCCTGTCAAGACCGATCTCCCCTTGGCAAGAATCCCCGGCCCCGGTAGGATGCTCCCATAAACCGACATCCCGGAGGATTTCATGCCGACCCGATTCTCTTCCGCAGCCCCGCTGCTGCTCGCCCTGTTCCTGCTGTTGCCGGGGTGCGCCCCCAAGATCAAGATATTCGCCTCCCCGGCCACCGAGCCCCTCAAGGAGTACGTGGTCGACGGCGAGGCCGCCGGCAAGATCGCGCTCATTCATCTGCACGGCTTCCTGTCCACCGAACCGGCCCAGGGCATGCTCCGCTCCCAGCCCAGCCCGGTGCAGGAGATGGTCAACGACCTCAAGCTGGCCGAGGCCGACGACGACGTCGGGGCCGTGGTCGTGGCCATCGACTCTCCCGGCGGGACCACCACCGCCTCGGACGTGCTCTACCACGAGCTGACCGACTTCAAGAAGCGGACCGGCAAGCCCGTGGTGGTGGCCATGTTCGACGTGGCCGCCTCGGGCGGATACTACGCGGCCCTGCCCGCCGACTGGATCGTGGCCCACCCGACGACCATCACCGGGTCCGTGGGCGTGATCTTCATGCGGCCCAAGCTGAACGGCTTGATGGACAAGGTCGGCGTGGGCGTGGAGGTCTCCAAGTCCGGCCGCGACAAGGACATGGGCTCGCCGTTCCGGCCCACTACCGACGAGGAAAAAGCCTTGTTCCAAGGCATTATAGATGACATGGCCGCGCGCTTCTACTCCCTGGTCCAGGCCCACCGCCACCTCACCCCGGCCCACCTCGAAACGGTCAAGTCGGCGCGGGTGTTCACCGCGACCCAGGCCCTGTCCATCGGCCTCATCGACCAGATCGGCTACATCCAGGACGCCTTTGCCAAGGCCCGCTCCCTGGCCGGCTTGGACCCGAACTGCAAGGTCGTCACCTACCGCCGCGACCTCTATCCCGACGACAACCCGTACAACACCCTGGACGCCGCACAGCCGTTCAAGCCGAGCCTGCTCGGCGTGGACGCGAGCTTCATCATGCCGCCCCGGGCGGGCTTCTGCTACGTCTGGGAAGGCGGGGTGACGCGCTAGGCCGCACCCTTTTGCCACGCTGACCCGAAAAGGCCCCGGCTCCCATTGGGAACCGGGGCCTTGCCGTTGCGTTATCGGCAGTCCTCGCGAAGGGTCAGTAGATGCGGTTGCGGAACATGACCACGGCCAGAGCCATGCAGGCCAGCCCGATCAGGGCCAGGGGCCAGATCTGCATGAGCAGCACGTAGGTCGGCGAGTTCTCGATGAACACGCCCCGGATCAGGACCAGGACGTAGCGCAGGGGGTTGATCAGGGTGATCCACTGGACCACCCGGCTCATGTTGGCGATGGGCGTGGCGAACCCGGACAGGAGCACGGACGGCATCAGGAACAGGAAGGACCCGAGCAGGGCCTGCTGCATGGTCACGCTCAAGGAGGATATCATCAGCCCCACGCCCACGGCCGCGAAGATGAAGAAGAACAGGCCGAGGTAGAGCATCCCGACGTTGCCCCGCAGCGGCACCTCGAACCAGTAGACCGCGGCCAGCATGATCAGCGAGGACTCCAGCAGGCCGATGACCAGACCCGGAGTGGCCTTGCCGATGAGGATGCCGATGGGCGACAACGGCGTGACCAGCACCTGGTCGAAGGTCCCGTGCTCCCGCTCGCGGGCCACGGACAGGGCGGTCACCAGCAGGGTCACCACCATGGCGATGACCCCGACGATGCCGGGCACGAAGAAGTCCCGGCTCAGGGCGTTTTCGTTGTAGTAGATGCGGGAGACCAGGACGGACGGGCTGGCCCGGCCCACCCCGGCCAGGCGCGCGGCGTTGTATTGGGCGACCACGTTGCTCAGGTAGTTGCCGATGATCCCCGCGGTATTGGAGTTGCGCCCGTCCAGCAGGGCCTGGACCGGGGCGTTGCGGCCCGCCTTGAGGTCCCGGGCGAAGGTCTGCCCGATGCGCAGGACGAAGCGCACCTTGCGGCTGTCGATCATCTCCCGGATGACGGACTCGCCGCGGACCTCGCCCACCAGATGGAAATACGGGGACCCGGACACCCCGGACAGGAACTCCCGCGACTCCGCGGACCGGCTCAGGTCCTCGAAGGCGAAGGGGATGTCGGTCAGGTCGAAGGTGGCCGCGTAGCCGAACAGGATCAGCTGG
It encodes the following:
- a CDS encoding PocR ligand-binding domain-containing protein, with amino-acid sequence MTLKDLISEKDLAALQQELHDRFGLNADIMDGEGHRLLGNTWGNDLCRAIRNDEKGFGAICATAGQMFTQLLKKGEPFVEYCDAGMVRVGVPVVVGGEVVGAVGGCGLVPADEEVDEFTIGMMSGLDEAAIAERVKTVHAADEARLAEIRAFITERIEALLP
- the cfa gene encoding cyclopropane fatty acyl phospholipid synthase — encoded protein: MSASRAILSDLLAEAGVAVNGSDPWDIRVKDERLFHDILLRKNLGLGEGYMRGWWNCERVDEFICRVLKTGVENRVRDSWRLIAKALPALVCNLQSLSRAKIVAQRHYDLGNDLFQGFLDPHLQYSCAYYKGMNGCPETQTDEEVSRDLERAQEAKMRLICDKLELKSGDRVLDIGCGWGGLARFMAEERGCSVVGVNISKEQIAFGREFCAGLPVDIREADYRLLNETFDKIVSVGMFEHVGPKNYPDFMRTVDRCLKPDGLFLLHTIGSNTSGPGLDPWIATYIFPNGCLPSIAEVSKAAEKHFVLEDLHNFGPYYDRTLMSWLRNFRHAWPDLRDKYGDRFKRMWEYYLQSCAGAFRARDIQLWQFVFSPVGRKQPECRWG
- a CDS encoding helix-turn-helix transcriptional regulator, which encodes MKSKLSATAYSRYGREAAILLGQLIRAGRKERGWTAGELADRAGISRRTLQRIEKGDPGCQIGGVFEAAALVGVPLFEAEPSALTRQVRQMEDKLRLLPRSVRVKTREVDDDF
- a CDS encoding type II toxin-antitoxin system HipA family toxin, producing the protein MTSDSPVREAFVWVWLPGETEPVVAGKLEADGDYCRFNYGRSYLERMDGEPRAIPLYEPELPLRRGVLPLPDGLRMPGCIRDAAPDAWGRRVILNRLQGGRGRGADTDALDELTYLLESGSDRIGALDFQASPSEYVPRTAQSASLEELLASADRVERGIPLSPALDQALLHGSSIGGARPKVLVGDGGEKYVAKFSSATDTYFNVVKAEYAAMRLAALCGIDAAPVRLETAGGRDVLLVRRFDRARGENGWTRRAMVSALTLFGLDEMQARYASYETLAEIVRHRFDEPRATLRELFSRLVFNVLCGNTDDHARNHAAFWNGAVLSLTPAYDICPQGRSGNEASQAMLIHGDNRLSNLRTCYEAAGSFLLAEEEAHGIAEVMIESIREHWDAVCEEAALSEVDRAALWDRQFLNPFSLGM
- a CDS encoding ATP-binding protein, which codes for MALRGNERVCPCRGAAVRAAFAWLLVLCLVCPLWAGPAQAHPQALLISSYHPGFPTFFHQIEGIESVFDPAGVDLDVEYMDSKRFSTSEDTLAFRGMLADKLARLPRYDVILTADDNALRFAMANREALFPDTPVVFFGVNDQALAHAQGDDDNFTGVIEAISMEGTLRCIFRLQPKVRTVYAVVDGTPSGGADLLTYLSKRPLFPDRELAVLSLTGLTWAGLAERTRALGPEDAILLLSAYRDAAGEPVTFEEGLKRILNSTEVPVYDLWEHGLGLGAIGGKIVSHFDQGRRAARMALDILHGTPVRDIPVVEGTEANRYVFDYRVLRRFHIDPDELPEGSRILNRPDSLWRTHQLGLSLGLGTLVVLAVLVFLLLAYVSRLRRARIGLRESEERLQMSLEATSDGLWDWSVDSEKVYFSPGYFTMLGYEPGAFPPAYESWLKLLHPDDRDAAVDVVTAHALSGEEFRTEFRLRNRDGGWTWGMARGKTLEWTRDGKPLRVVGTHTDITDRKLFEERLVQAKEAAEAANRVKDEFIANISHEVRTPLNGVMGMLQLLQSSDLDGEQRDFVDTALHSSRNLLRVLNDLLDFSKIQAGKLDIREAPFDLAGLVEESLDFFKLQAGDKDLELRADIDPSARKHYLGDAGRIRQILFNLVGNAVKFTDEGSITVEACELWHPEPGRKRLLFTVRDTGIGIAERDLSRIFAPFSQVDGSLTRTYQGTGLGLPIVRKLVELMGGNCEVESEPGKGTAIRFFLVVGEHTGAADAADAAPGPGASRPLRLLLVEDERVNRVMARRLLERMGHTVVEAENGRDCLTLLRDHSFDAVLMDVQMPLLNGLDATHAIRIAREFSHVADIPIIGLSAHAARQDRNRALEAGMNEYLVKPFEKADLERALRKVVGG
- the lepA gene encoding translation elongation factor 4 translates to MSKIDKIRNFSIIAHIDHGKSTLADRILEITGMVGDREKKDQYLDKMELERERGITIKAQTVRIPYTDHDGTKYILNLIDTPGHVDFSYEVSRSLAACEGALLVVDSTQGVEAQTLANVYLALDNDLEVIPVLNKIDLPSADPERISREIEEVIGLDCSNPIMVSAKTGLNVQEVLDAVIHLLPPPSGDPDAPLKALIFDSWYDSYQGVVVLFRIIDGTLKKGNRIRIFSSGKAFEVTRLGAFMPEAKDIKEMGPGEVGFLCASMKELGDAPVGDTITLADNPVAVPYPGFKPVKPMVFSGLYPVEPAEYETLKQALEKLQLNDAAFTYEPETSQALGFGFRCGFLGLLHIEIIQERLEREFEARLITTAPSVIYKVTTVTDEDLIIDNPSKLPDPTRIKAIREPYVRLEVHVPNEYVGAVLALCEEKRGIQKNIAYITSTRVVITYEMPFAEVMYDFFDKLKSSTKGYASLDYEVIDYREADLVRLDILINGDPVDAFSCIVHRENSARIGRSLALKLKRSIPRQMFEVVIQAAIGNKIVAKERNAPFRKDVTAKCYGGDITRKRKLLEKQKEGKKRMRRMGNVEIPQEAFLSVLKADED